From a region of the Cololabis saira isolate AMF1-May2022 chromosome 8, fColSai1.1, whole genome shotgun sequence genome:
- the LOC133449507 gene encoding uncharacterized protein LOC133449507 — MHHSIFPSSEDYKVERCTVCCKLFHCPLCPKYKPSQRGRLHKHLDVHCKNAITFKDQKICKCSLNCRSTSHFHCPICDKTIIRRADMEKHLETCQILNTSAAPNPLLLPPSTLPQDVPCAPPTTSSTAQSTTSSTAQSTNSSTAQSTNSSTAQPTTSSTAQPTNSSTAQPTTSSTAQSTNSSTAQSTNSSTAQSTNSSTAQSTNSSTAQSTTSFSIQHTTSYKKAKCSHCGLISIFFIG, encoded by the exons ATGCATCACTCCATTTTTCCATCGAGTGAGGACTATAAAGTGGAGCGCTGCACAGTTTGTTGCAAGCTTTTTCATTGCCCCCTTTGCCCAAAATATAAACCCAGCCAAAGAGGAAGGCTCCATAAACATCTGGATGTACATTGCAAAAATGCCATCACATTCAAAG ATCAAAAGATCTGCAAATGCAGTTTAAATTGCAGAAGCACCTCACATTTCCATTGTCCCATTTGTGACAAAACCATCATAAGAAGAGCGGACATGGAGAAACATCTGGAGACTTGTCAAATTTTGAACACATCTGCTGCACCCAACCCCCTCCTTCTTCCACCATCCACTCTTCCACAAGATGTTCCCTGTGCCCCACCTACCACCTCCTCCACTGCCCAGTCTACCACCTCCTCCACTGCCCAGTCTACCAACTCCTCCACTGCCCAGTCTACCAACTCCTCCACTGCCCAGCCTACCACCTCCTCCACTGCCCAGCCTACCAACTCCTCCACTGCCCAGCCTACCACCTCCTCCACTGCCCAGTCTACCAACTCCTCCACTGCCCAGTCTACCAACTCCTCCACTGCCCAGTCTACCAACTCCTCCACTGCCCAGTCTACCAACTCCTCCACTGCACAGTCTACCACCTCCTTCTCTATCCAGCACACTACAAGTTATAAGAAGGCAAAATGTTCTCATTGCGGCCTAATTTCTATCTTTTTCATAGGATGA